The Porphyrobacter sp. HT-58-2 genome segment CTGCCGCGCGCAAGGGGTTGTTCGGCCCGGCGATTACCAGATCATCGGTGTTGAGCCGGAACACCAGGGCATCATCGGCGCGCACGCAATCGGTAGCGATGAAGGCAGCATCCTCGACCTCGATGCTCAGTTTCTCGAACGGGGTGACGAGCCAGTGATGCCCGGCATTGTCGCGGGTTAGCAGGCCCGCAAAGGCCCGCACCATTGCCTCGCGCCGGATCGGCCCGCCTTCGTGAAACCATGTGCCGTCGGCAGCGATCACCATGTGGCTCTCACCCACCACCTGCGGCGCCCAACCTTCGACGGGCGGAAGCTTGCGCTGTGCGACCAGTTCGGCGATCTCGGCGAGCGTCAGGCTGGCGAGGTAGGGGGGCGGTTCATAAGGCATTGCGGTAGCAGGGATGACAGATGGGA includes the following:
- a CDS encoding DUF1285 domain-containing protein; protein product: MPYEPPPYLASLTLAEIAELVAQRKLPPVEGWAPQVVGESHMVIAADGTWFHEGGPIRREAMVRAFAGLLTRDNAGHHWLVTPFEKLSIEVEDAAFIATDCVRADDALVFRLNTDDLVIAGPNNPLRAAGSADNPALYLHVRRGCEARLNRSTWAQLADIALAEGAEDNGWQVTSQGATFTLLP